The genomic DNA CTAAATGTGTTTTTAATGCTGCTGCTACTTGTTCTATTTCATATCCTGATTTTACATCTATCAAACCTAAACTAATGCTTCCTACTGATCTTCTGGGAAAGATTCTTAAAAAGTTTTCATCGCTGGAAATTAATGTTCCATCTGCACCAAAGGAAGCACCTAGTTTGAATAAACCACTAATATTAATTGTCCGTTTTTCTATTTCTGTACTAACTGTTTTACCAGCTTCTATTTGAGCAAAAACTTGATCATAATCTCCCCTTGCACCCCGATCAAAAATAAAGTTATTTGGTAATTTAATAGTGTCTAATTGGTTATCAATTTCCGGGATATTTAATGCAGATTTTTCAGGATGAAAACCTATTGCTTGTACAGATGTTTTGCGTTTTGTTTGTGGGTTTTTCCAGGTTACTAAACCAATATACATGGAGTCGGCAGACTTGACACCGGGTACATCCGCAGCTTGTAATAGTCTCCTGCGGGAAAAGGTGGACATATTTTGTAAATTTTTGCTTTGGGGACTAATTAATATTATGTCTGCATTGACAGCGCGATGAAATCTGGTGTTGCTGTCATATAAAGCATTTTGAAAACCTAACTGCATAAAAATTAGCACGTCTGCAAATGCAATACCGGATATCGCAACTAACAACCGACTCTTTTGATGATTTAATTGTAACCATCCCAACGGTGTACGTCTTTGTAATTCTTGAATAAATCCTATCATAGTAAAAATACTGCCTTGATTTGTAAATTAGTCAATTGTTTTGCTTTATTACTTGATTCTTGATCTAGTTTTATATGCACTTCTACAACTCTTGAGTCAATATTTTCACTAGGGTCTGAGTTCACAACATTTTGCCGTTGCACTTTCCAACCAATGCTTTCTACCGTTCCTTGTAATTCTTCCGCTAAAGAAATACTAGATATTTTTACTTTTTGTTCAGGTTTAATTTTACTGATGTCACTTTGGTAAACTTCCGCTACTGCATACATCTGGTTAGTTTGCCCAATTTCTACGATTCCATTATTAGATACTACTTCCCCCGCATGAGTATAGATATCAAAAATTACACCATCTTGGGGTGATTTTACATAAGCCTGATCTAAATTAGCCTTTGCTTGTTTAGCTGCGGCTATGGTACGATTTAGTTCAGCTTTTGCTGCTGCAACATCTACCGGACGCACTTCGGCGATTTTGTCTAAGGTGGCTTTCGCAGATGTGATTTGTTTGCTACCAGTGGATTGCATCCTGTTTAATGCGGTTTTGGCTTCGTTAATTTGCTTTTTTCCAGTGCTGTCAATGCGATTGAGGTTTGCTCTTGCTTCGTTCAACTGCTGGGTAATGGTATCAACAGTCAGGTTTTTACTATCAAATAATGACTGAGAAATTGCCCCATCTCGGTAAAGTTGCTGATATCTCTTCAATTCAACTTGGGCATTTTTCAGTTCTGCTTGTAGTCTGTTTATTGTTGCTCGCTGTGCTGCGATTTCTCCTTGCCATTGTGCTTCTAATCTCGCTACGGCTTCTCTCTGTCCAGTTTCATCTCCTAGCTTTTGGGCTTCTATTCTGGCAATTTCGGCTTTTTGAGCGTTTATTTCTCCAGTTTTTGCCCCTTGTTGAACTTTTTCCAGGTTTACCTGGGCAATTCTCACCGCTGCTTGTGCTTCTTGATATGCTGCTTCTAGTCGTGGTAGATTATCTAAAATGGCTATAACTTGTCCAGTTTTAACTTTGTCCCCTTCCTGGACTAAAAGTTTTTCTACCCTGCTTCCTTGATTAGATGTAGGTGCAGAAAGCTGAATGACTGTTCCTTTGGGTTCAAGTCTTCCCAATGCTGTCACTGTCTTAATTTCCGGTGTGGTAATTTCGGAAACTTGAGCGTTTTTAGTTGTTTCCGCTTGGCTTTGTAATATTCTGTATCCTTGAAACCCACCAATACTTAAAATGATTGCTGCTCCCAGAATAATGACTGGTTTTGGGCTAGGTTTAAATTCTAGAACACGCATCATAGAGTAACCTTTTCTGATTGAAGATGCTAACTAAACTAATCAGTTTAGTGCTACTAATAAACTAAACCGTCCATTACAATAATGTCAAGGGCGATCGCTAAAATAGCTAAAATAATTGATTTGGATAGCTGATATGCGAAAAAAGAGCAAAGAAGTAGAAGAAAGTTCTGGAGAAAGATTGCTGTTAACAGATAAAGTTGATGCTATTCTGGCTGGTGCTATGCAGGAATTTCTCACTCATGGTTATGCTGCAACTAGCATGGATCGGGTGACAGCAGCAGCAGGAGTATCAAAAGCAACTGTATATAGCTATTTTCAGGATAAAGAAGGGTTATTTACTGCGCTGATTGAAAAATTAGCTAAGGAAAAATTTATGGCAGTTTTTAACTCGGAAGATCCGCAATTTCTCGCAGCAGAACCAGAATTAGTTTTACGTCGAATTGCCAACAATATTTTAGATGGAGTTGGTTGTTCACAGGAGTTATTGAGTTTTATCCGGCTAATTATTGGAGAATCTGGGCGTTTTCCGCCTCTAGCGCAAATTTTCGTCCGCAATGTCCATAAAACAGCGTTGGATGTGATTTGTAACTATTTTGCTGCACATCCAGAATTACAACTACCTGATCCAGAGGTATCAGCACGGGTATTTATGGGGACTTTGGTACATTTTCGGATTATTCAGGATTTATTACATGGTGCGGATATTTTACCAATGGAGAGCGATCGCTTGGTTGAGAATTTAGTCAATTTAATGACCAGTAAGAAAGTAGATATACATGGTAGTCAGTATTCAGGAACTAGACGTAAAGCTAGTAGACGTAAACGCACATCTGGGGGTAAATTTGAGGCTGATTATGGTGATGAAACCAAAAAATTAAGGTCTATCCGGTTGACAGATACGGCTTGGGCAAAATTGGATGAATTAGCACAGGAAAAGAATTTAACTAGGAGTGAAATGATTGAAATTTTTGCCCGTCAGGGATTGGGAGATAGTTGAAATATGTATATACATGGTGGAAATAATCTAAATTGAGAGATAATTAGAGCGATCGCATAGTCAATAAATATAATAAATAAGGTTAAAGGTTAAATGTCTCAACTATCGCATCGAAAAATATAGAAATGGTCGGGATGGGACATCACCACGACCTTAAACAGACAGGGAGTGATTTTACTTTTGTGTAATTAATTCTGTCGCATTACTTAGCTAATTGATAATTAGTTATGAATTTCCAAGTTAAGTATGTAATGTCCTAATTGTACTTTTTCTGACCACAATTCATACTCAATTCGCAAATTTTCTGGTATGTTTTTACCGATCAAATGTAGGCTTTTAGTGAAATTACGTAAGCGAATAGGTTTGTTTGGTTGTAAACATTCATTAGGTAGCCAGTAACGACTGACACCATAAACTCCTTGTTCCCAAAAATGCCGATAACTAACTTGAGTGTTACCTTGCATGGTCATGATTATCCGGTAGGGGGAAATCTCTAACCAGACAATTCTAGGACTTGTAGGAAGATCAAGAGGTTTTTTAGTTGCAGGAGGAGGATCTTCAGAGGTTAGTAAACTTCCTATTTCACAAGTAATTAGAGGTGGCGCAGTCAATAGTAAATGGAATCTATCAGTATCTTTCTGATATAATGTTCCAGACGTTTCCACCACAGACCAAACTGGTAAATCAGTGGAAATCATTGATAGACACACAGGTTTACGATGATGAGTGAGCATGGGAAGAATGAGTGTGAGAAGCTGTTGAATAAAATCAAATTAACACTAGGTGATCTAAAAAGTTATTTTAAGCAACTAAATAGTAAAACCTGCTTAATATTAACTGAATTTATTCATTTATTAATCTAGATAAATCAGGATGCAAAAAATGAGATTTTGAATTTAGACTACTACAATGATACTTTTTCTGGGTTAATTAGCCTCTATTCAGCAATCAAGAAGATTTGTTACTGCACTTTTATGATTTTTATTAGTAGATAAAATATTTTTGATACAAATTAAATGCAATAAAATACGGGATACCGAAATATAAAGTATTAACTATTGGATAACGAAAAGCGATAGGATACTAGGGAAGAATTCATCAGTGACAGCATAAGAAGTCACTGTCAAGATTTCCAGTTCATTTAAAAGCCTGTGTATCCTCATGTCGGCTGCTGTCATAAATTTAGAAACTCAAGCAAACGCTTCTCAAAACTTAATTATTCAGCGTTCCCCTGCTGGTCTATCTTTACAAGGTAGGATCAAAGTTCCTGGGGATAAATCTATTTCTCACCGCGCTTTGATGTTGGGTGCGATCGCCCAAGGTGAAACAGAAATTCAAGGACTACTTTTAGGTGAAGATCCCCGTAGCACTGCTAACTGTTTTCGGGCTTTAGGTGCGGAAATTTCCGAGTTAAACACGGAGTTAGTCAAGGTTAAGGGTATTGGTTTAGGTAATTTCCAAGAACCTGTAGATATTCTGGATGCGGGTAATTCGGGAACAACGATCCGTTTAATGCTAGGGTTGTTAGCTTCCCATCCAGGGCGGTTTTTTGCCGTTACTGGTGATGGATCATTGCGATCGCGTCCTATGTCTCGTGTAGTCAAACCTTTACAACAAATGGCCGCCCAAATTTGGGGACGCAAGGGTAACACACTAGCACCTTTAGCAATTCAAGGTCAAGCACTCAAACCCATACATTATCACTCACCGATCGCTTCTGCACAGGTTAAATCTTGTATTCTCTTAGCAGGTTTAAATACTGAAGGTAAAACTACTGTTACCGAACCTGCATTATCCAGAGATCACAGTGAAAGAATGTTAAGGGCTTTCGGAGCAGAATTAAGTATAGACCCGGAAACTAACAGTGTCACAGTGACAGGTAATGCGAAATTATACGGTCAAAAAGTCGTTGTTCCCGGTGATATTAGTTCTGCGGCTTTTTGGTTAGTTGCTGGATCTATTGTTCCTGGTTCTGAATTAGTGGTGGAAAATGTTGGTGTCAACCCCACCCGGACAGGAATTTTAGAAGCATTAGCAATGATGGGTGCAGACATCCAACTAGAAAATCAGCGAGAAGTTGCTGGTGAACCGGTTGCAGACTTGCGGGTGCGTTCTAGTCAGTTAAAAAGCTGTACTATTGCTGGGGATATTATACCCAGATTGATTGATGAAATTCCTATTTTAGCGGTAGCTGCGACCTTTGCAGAAGGAACAACAGTGATTAAAGATGCAGCAGAGTTGCGAGTCAAAGAGAGCGATCGCATTACCGTAATGGCACAACAACTTAATAAAATGGGTGCAAAAATTACGGAATTACCCGATGGTATGGAAATTACTGGTGGTACTGCGTTGGTGGGTACGGACGTAGATAGTTATACGGATCATCGAATAGGTATGAGTTTAGCGATCGCCTCACTCAATGCTACAGGTACTACCACTATATACCGTGCCGAAGCAGCAGCTATTTCTTACCCCAATTTTACCGATACATTAGTAAAAGTATGTCAATAACAGATAACAGATGATAACTGATAGCTGAATAACATCCTCAGATCCCTTATTTCTCTAAGAAGTAGGGGATTTATCTTTAGCCTTGTATATTTACTTAGTCGGTAAATAAATGTAAATTGTTAAAAGTAGCACTTGTTCGTGGTTACGCTTTAGAGTATTGTGGATTAGAAATAATCTTATAATTGCTACACTAAGCATTCACCTAAACAGATGAAACTCATAGAATCCTTAATCAACTCTGCTCAATCACAACTTCAGCAGTTTGCTCAAAGAGCAGATTTTAGTGACAAAATGATGCAGACCTTTGGTACATCCCCAGCAGGTTTACAAGGCGCTTGGGCAAACGGTATGGTGATTATGCCAGAAATTGAGCTTGTATCCAGTGGGGAAATTGACGGTGCAAATGGTGCTTTTGCAGCAACAACAAATAGGATTTACTTAGCCCAGGAATTTTTACGTAGAAATACGCATAATTTAGATGCTGTTGTTAAAACAGTCTTAGAAGAATACGGGCATTATCTTGATAATTTTATTAATGATGTAGATACAAAAGGGGATGAAGGCGCTAAATTTGCGGCTTTTGTACGTGGGGAAAATTTGAGTGTATCTCAGTTAGGACAATTAGATAATGAAGATGATCATGCAACTGTTGTTTTAGGTGGGGAAACCGTTGAGATTGAGAAAGATGATTCATCATTTGATATAGTATTTGATTATCGTTTTGATACTAACGGATTCTTTGAT from Okeanomitos corallinicola TIOX110 includes the following:
- the devC gene encoding ABC transporter permease DevC; amino-acid sequence: MIGFIQELQRRTPLGWLQLNHQKSRLLVAISGIAFADVLIFMQLGFQNALYDSNTRFHRAVNADIILISPQSKNLQNMSTFSRRRLLQAADVPGVKSADSMYIGLVTWKNPQTKRKTSVQAIGFHPEKSALNIPEIDNQLDTIKLPNNFIFDRGARGDYDQVFAQIEAGKTVSTEIEKRTINISGLFKLGASFGADGTLISSDENFLRIFPRRSVGSISLGLIDVKSGYEIEQVAAALKTHLEKYEDVKVLTHEEYVNLEKAYWQKESPVGFIFSMGVAMGFIVGVIIVYQVLSTDVNSHLKEYATFKAMGYNNSYLLGVIFEEAIILAALGFIPGFVVPLGLYKLAANATNLPLYMTLARAIFVLILTIIMCAISGTIATGKLQSADPADMF
- a CDS encoding TetR/AcrR family transcriptional regulator, with protein sequence MRKKSKEVEESSGERLLLTDKVDAILAGAMQEFLTHGYAATSMDRVTAAAGVSKATVYSYFQDKEGLFTALIEKLAKEKFMAVFNSEDPQFLAAEPELVLRRIANNILDGVGCSQELLSFIRLIIGESGRFPPLAQIFVRNVHKTALDVICNYFAAHPELQLPDPEVSARVFMGTLVHFRIIQDLLHGADILPMESDRLVENLVNLMTSKKVDIHGSQYSGTRRKASRRKRTSGGKFEADYGDETKKLRSIRLTDTAWAKLDELAQEKNLTRSEMIEIFARQGLGDS
- a CDS encoding ABC exporter membrane fusion protein produces the protein MMRVLEFKPSPKPVIILGAAIILSIGGFQGYRILQSQAETTKNAQVSEITTPEIKTVTALGRLEPKGTVIQLSAPTSNQGSRVEKLLVQEGDKVKTGQVIAILDNLPRLEAAYQEAQAAVRIAQVNLEKVQQGAKTGEINAQKAEIARIEAQKLGDETGQREAVARLEAQWQGEIAAQRATINRLQAELKNAQVELKRYQQLYRDGAISQSLFDSKNLTVDTITQQLNEARANLNRIDSTGKKQINEAKTALNRMQSTGSKQITSAKATLDKIAEVRPVDVAAAKAELNRTIAAAKQAKANLDQAYVKSPQDGVIFDIYTHAGEVVSNNGIVEIGQTNQMYAVAEVYQSDISKIKPEQKVKISSISLAEELQGTVESIGWKVQRQNVVNSDPSENIDSRVVEVHIKLDQESSNKAKQLTNLQIKAVFLL
- the aroA gene encoding 3-phosphoshikimate 1-carboxyvinyltransferase; translated protein: MSAAVINLETQANASQNLIIQRSPAGLSLQGRIKVPGDKSISHRALMLGAIAQGETEIQGLLLGEDPRSTANCFRALGAEISELNTELVKVKGIGLGNFQEPVDILDAGNSGTTIRLMLGLLASHPGRFFAVTGDGSLRSRPMSRVVKPLQQMAAQIWGRKGNTLAPLAIQGQALKPIHYHSPIASAQVKSCILLAGLNTEGKTTVTEPALSRDHSERMLRAFGAELSIDPETNSVTVTGNAKLYGQKVVVPGDISSAAFWLVAGSIVPGSELVVENVGVNPTRTGILEALAMMGADIQLENQREVAGEPVADLRVRSSQLKSCTIAGDIIPRLIDEIPILAVAATFAEGTTVIKDAAELRVKESDRITVMAQQLNKMGAKITELPDGMEITGGTALVGTDVDSYTDHRIGMSLAIASLNATGTTTIYRAEAAAISYPNFTDTLVKVCQ